DNA sequence from the Catharus ustulatus isolate bCatUst1 chromosome 7, bCatUst1.pri.v2, whole genome shotgun sequence genome:
GCCATTGTGGTCTTATGAGAGAAGACAAAGGTGCTACAAGTTGTTGCTTTTTGCATGTGAGGTGAATGGGGCTTGAAGGCTCATATGTtgtaagaaaaatctttctctagtagctgctctgctcaggcaTCTGtctctgtgaaaaacaaatggCAAACTAAAAGCAATGCCTCATGCTCTTCAGTGGCTGTTCAGTGCATATTTTGGGGGAACAGTTTATTGTCTAGTGATTAGAAAGAGCTGGAGGGAATTCTAGCACACCTgagggagccaggctggtgCCCTGACAATCACTTTGACAGCTATTGCTCGCtacagagctcagctctgtgtggcCACACTCATGTCCTCTCCAGAGGATGCAAATCTTCCCATTTCCTCAAGGACAAAATGAAGCACTGAAGTGCTGGGTGGTGCAGAACATGAGAAAATACAGCCAGTAGGCACATGTCAGTGGTGtctgcagcagtgcccacagcagTGCAACAAaccctggcagctgtggccagCGGGCAAAGCACTGGGCATAGCTTGAGGCTTGCTCAAATGCTGGTCAGTGGTGACTTTACAAAACTAGGGCTACCTTTGTGAAGATGGCCTCTGTCTGCCTTCATTTGTGACCTTTGTTAGTGGCTGATCTCTGGGAGGAATACACAAATGTGCTTGTATGAATCCTCCTGTGAAATAAATGCCTGtaacaaaaatactttgttgGTAGGGAATAATACTGATTGGCTTTGTCTTTACCCTGTGGGCCTGAACGAACATTTCCAGGCTGTCCTTCCAGATCCATGGACCAAAATTTAGGCTCCTTTAATTTAGCCTCCAGGTTGAAATCATCTGGCCTTTGCTGTGTAAGTCACAGCGTGACATTTTGCAAAGCAGCGGTCAGTGTTAATGTCAAGCTGAAAAGGTTAAACCTTGTTTGCCTTTTTACCATTGTTCAGCTTCGAGTCATTTCCCTGCTGAGCAACTGAGAGAGGCTGGGCTTATGAGGCAGTTATTTGTGGCCTCAGTTTTGGCTCCTCAGCAAAAAGGTTTGTGCCAGTCTGTTGTTGTCTAGTGAGAATTTAAGTAGCAGGTTTGTACTATTCACCCAGTCTCTTTTGGAGTAGCCCTGAATTCTGTTCAGGGGCTCCAGAGGGCAGACATAGGCACATTGCTCATCTGAATGCCACCCATATTAAGAGAAATACATACGccagaatataaatattttaaaaatacccacCTAAAGTAATTGAAACAtaattattaaaacattttatgttACTCTACAGTATAATGTAAATTGTTCCTTTcaattaaattttgaaatacacTAGATTACATCATTTAAATAATAGCAAACTCTTAAATTCACTATCAGTGGTAGCAGAGCTGTATTTACATATATTTCTGAGATATTTCAGATGCAGCATTATGTTCCAGTCCCTAAGTCAGTTAAATAACAGACTCTCACTGGGGCACTAGGGGTGTGCTGCTCTTCCACAGGTTCTACACATATGTGGGGTTTAGgtatttgctctttttttcttttttttttcttttttttttttttgctgtgtgcaTGCAGCTGAATCTGAGCAAATTGATACCTACTTGATTTGGATTAAAGATGAAAGGCCTTTCTTTTGAAACAAGTATTTTGACTGAATATACAGAGGTGAATAATGAAACATAGTCCTTAGGAGTAGTGgtggaaaacagaattttttccagctttcatCCTCTGTTGCATAATACTGCACCTAATTTTGCTGAGTTCCCAGACTTTACCTAATGCTGATGAAATATAGTCAATAGTGGAAACCTCTCTCATTGTCAAGACTGGCTTTAACACGATCCATGCAATGGCAAGCATCATACATCATTCTCTTGCAGTGCAACATTAACAAGTTAAATTATTATCCTTCGGTGATCTCCTCAAAGGGAGCCCATCTCTGTATGTACATGAGACACAGACTAGGGTGAGTCCAGAGGTTGGAGACCAGCACCAGACTGTGGTGTTTGCTTCCAGTGCTGGTAAGAGTCTTTGGGGACCAGGCTCCATCCTGTGCTGTCCATGGAGCAAGTTCAGGCCACTGGGGCTCTCGATGTTCTTTGCATGTGGCACTGgccaagccaagccaagccaagccTGCCCATGCAGGACTCAGGGCCTGGTGTGAGGAGTGCTGATCATGATGTTGGGCAGCGCGTTCCGCCGCTTCTTCCAGGAGCCCAGCTCCCTGGAGTAGCGCCTGATCTGCCTGAACCAGTGGTGAGTCCGTGCCCGGTCGCTGTCCCGGAACACAAACGCCTCCCGCCTGATCTCAATCAGTTCGAAGGTGTCGTCGCAGTCGGGATCAGTGGAGACGATGCAATTACTCAGCCTCAAGGGCTCCCTGAGCAAATGGAACTTCCCATTATTTTTGTCCCTGATGAGTACCAGCACTGCATCTTTCACAGGCCCTGGCTCAGCTGATTCCAGGCTGGACTCGGACACACGCTTCATGTTCACCAGGAGGAGGACCTGCATATTCTGGAACTTCAGGGTCTTGCTGCCTTTCTTCACCCACTGGCCATCGGGGGGCTGGGCCAGCTGCAGAGACCCCTCCATCACAAACCGCGTTTCCTCCCGCAGCCAGCCGACAGTTTTGAGGGCAGTTTCTCTCATCTCGATGTTGATGACTTCCCTCTTCTTCTTGCTGTCCTGGCGAAAGGATCGGAGGGTCCACGTGTTCCCCTCCTGCTTGGTTTTCATGTTGATGTGCTCCAGGTGGGACTCAATGCGGCTCTTGGCCTCCCGCAGGCTGCTGTGGTCTGGGTGGTACTCGGTGGTGGCCTTGATGattctgctgagcagcaggggGTACTTGGTGACCCTTTGCAAAGGGGCCATCAGGAAGGACCTCAGATTCATCCGACGCAGTGCTGTGTTGTCATTCTGGGAGACATTGAGGAATATTCTGCAGGGATTTAAGAAGACAGGATGAAAGAGTGGCTGTTCTGCCAGCAGATGCTGCAATCCTAAATGCAAATGAACAGCGTGGTGCTGacagctgctgggcactgcagcccccCCATTTTTAGCAACCTTGTGAATTCTGTCTTATTAAAGATTAACAAccatttctgcagctgtgctcagctgcagaATCCTGATGAGGTGCCTGGGATACTTACACATAACATCCTAACAGTCTTCTATTACATCATAAAAATAGCAAGGGTGTGATCTTTCTCTGGTACCCACTGACGTAAACATGAGGCAGATAAATCAGTTTATATCAGATTGCATTAACTTGTAATGCCTTTCATTAGATTATAAAGCATATTAAACAAGAATTTGGCTGAGCAGTGGAAAGAGAAATGACTCGCCTGACATTGCCCAATAGACCAAGGCTAGGAATGGGAACCAAATTCAAGTCATGTGTGCCACAAAGTGGCTTTCATGGCAGACATGATCTGCAGTGAAAATCCAACCTGGGCTCCAGCACGGGGACTGAGAGCTGATCTCAGATGAGTATTATTTGGTGACAGTTCAGCACAGTGGTCACTGGGCAGATACTGCTAGCACAAAACACAGAGTACAGCTGGGGACCAACTGGTTGCCTTAGTTGAGATCAAGGACTGAATACTTTTTAATAGTAAATTACTGTCCTCACCCCAAGAGAGAGCAGCGATAACTGAAGAACATTAGCATCAAACTTTGATCTAGATGGGCTGGCAAAGGCTTCACCCTCAGCCTGCTGCCTTTCTGTTCCCAAAGCCTGGAGGAGTATGCTCATCTCCTTTCTTACCTGAGCaactccttctccttctccaaaGCGTTGAGCATATTCACAGAGGAGGACTGCTGAAGACAGTATGTCTGAAAGGCTGGCAGCATGTTTACGAATTCCAGGAATATTTCTCCGATGCACACGGTCATCAGGTCATCATCCCCCTGCAAGAGAGCCCTGCTCAGTTAGCTCAGGAGAGACACAGCCACGGGCTTTCTGtagagcagggagcagcctgcactgcctggcCCCACAGACAGCCTAGAGCCAAGCTGCAGTAAACTGCAAGCCAAGGCAAACAGAGCCAAGCCAGCATGAAGCCAGCCAGCTCAGGGTTGCAAGAACACAGCCTGAGAGACAGAGCAAGCCGAGCTCTGTGCCCCCATGGTCACATTCTTACTAGCATCCAGGCCAACTGGCCTAAAGCTAACTTTGATCCTGGGACCATTAAGACCTGTTAATGGTCTGTTAATGGACTAAATGAGCAAGACTGCTGATGTCAGTGGCATCACCACAGCACAGTGAATCCAACACCTGTGACCTGGCACAGAGCTACTGAAATCAGAATAGCTGAGAGAGCAAGGGACTAACTAGATAACTGATAGCTGACCACAACCCAGGAGTCCTACCTCTTGTTCCTCTGCTCCACTTATGCTGCCCGCCTAATACAAAACCTATTCCAGTCTGCCTGGTCCAGCCCCTTTAGAGGGCAGAGGCAGCATCATACCTGGTCAAAGGCCTGATCAATCTCTTCTTGAAGGATCTCCAGGAAATTCTCATTGAGGTCAATGAGCTCCTGGATGTTGCTGAAGatgccctggagctgctcctggctcagcagcccagctgcctgcaTGGGGAGGTAGAACTCCTCTTTGATGATGCGCAGGTCCTCTCCATAGCTGGCCTCCGTGTTGACAAATTCCAGCACAGACTCCTTGCGCTCCGTCCTGCGCTTGCGGCACTTCTCGCAGAGATCAGCCCGCCGCTGGTTGCAGTTCTGAACGTCTGTCTCCACTGGGAGGTCCCTTTCTCCACAGTCGGTGCAGGGACGGTGGGCTTCCCatgcctgcagggagctcagtGTTTCAGATGCCCTGCTCCTCCACTTCCTAGCTGGCATCTGGCCAATGCCACTGTCTGCTCTCTCCACATCTGCTGACTTGGTCCGGGTGGCCTCAGTGGGATCCAGGTCATCGCGGGCATCATTCACACCAACAATCCCGCTGTCTGTGCTCAGACTGCTGACGTTGCTCCAATGACGTCTGGAGCGGAGAGAGCCCCGTGGGGTGCGTCGGGTCTCATCAAAGCTGCCGCCATGGCCAAGGTTGGCTTTTGCTACCACTGGACCTGAGAACAGATACAAATCGTTACAGGCACTGCAAGCTGCATAGAGCTCACACGAGGAACTCGTGCTGACACAATCATGAATGCCAGAAACCCTGAAGGGACAGGCTGGCTTGGTGAAGCAGGGCTGCCTCCCCACCCTGTTTTGCTGCTGACACTGGTGAGAGTCAGAAATAAACGGCTCCCAGATGAAGTCTGGGATCTGTCATCTCTGCACTGCCCGCACCTGTGAACTCATTTGGGCTGCCTCTTCACCTGCCATCTACCAGTAAGGGACAGAGCAGAGTAGATCCTGATTTCCTGCACACTTGGTTACAACCCAGGATGCTCTCCTCCCTTAGTTTGTAGAgttacagcagcacagcagggcccagCACCTGGCCCACCAGCCCCTGAGTGCTCAGTGTGTGTACCATAGTCGCGCTCCTGCCGGCGCTTCTGTGCGTGCTGCCGCGCTGCAGCCGCGAtcttcagctccagctgcttcctCTTCACTGAGTCTGTTGGCATCGGGTCACTGAAGTGCGGCCGCAGCCGGCACTCCCGCTGGGCCTTGGCACCATCCGTGCTCTCGTGGACAATGTCAGAGCTGGATCGGCAACAGGCAGGACTGGGAGTCTGCAAGAAAGGCAAGAAAAGTTTTGGAGCAAGGCTGAGGTCAAAGCAGCACCTGGTTTTGCAGACACTGGACTTCAGTTgccaaaggagagaaaaggaaactcaTCAGGATTGGGATTGCAAATGTAGCTCTGCTACATGATGATTAAGAAATCTGTCCCCCTGAGTCACTCTGTCTTACTCAGCCCTAACAAGTAAGGacccctctccctctgctgTTGTACAGCTCTGAGTACAGTGGCTCTGGGGTGGTTGGATCATGGCTGTCAAATAACCATGAGGAAGTAAACACCATAGCCCTGGCTATGGGTCTGTGCTCAGGGATCtgagctcacctgcagctgctctgtgagggtttcagcactgccaggtcagGAAGTCCAGCCTCCATGCCCCACCTGCACCAGCAGCTTGCCCAAGGGGACACTAGGTGGGAATCTGTCTGAATCCCCAGATACACTGAAAGCCACAAAGGGGTTATTGCTGAACTCCCTGCACAAAATGCAGTGGCACATAGGCAGGAGCAAAAAACTCACTCCTGTTTTACTGAGGGTAATAAAAAAGTTTCTAATGCTTCTAACATAGTTTATCACTTATGGGAGTTGGTACCAGATTGGTGTCTCCCAGCCTGCCCAGTTCCTACAACAAAAGGACCCTTCAGAGCCTCtaacaaggaaaaaatcctaaacacACATATGAGAGGGGAATTCCTCTCCCTTACATTCCCTGCAGGTGGAGTGTCACTGGATGTCTCATTGCTCGGCTTGTCCTCCCAGGTCTCAGTTGCCATGGACATCGCTGTGGGCTGCTGGCTGTCCTCCAGAGGGGGGAGATCAGCTTCCCTCAGATCACACCGCCCCTTGGAGGGGGACTTGGCAGCAGTCTCAGCATTGCAGCTGCAAGGGAAGAAGCAGAATCCATTGAACATCATGGATACAGTTCTCCTGACACAGATGAGACTGAGCAGCAAGCCCAGGTTCAAACAACGATCTGCAACGGTTCAGGGAAAGTGCAGGCAGGGATCGTGACTGGTCAGCATGGATGGCTGTGCTTGTGTTTCAGGGGCTCTAAGCACTGCTCAGTTAAGACCATGCAAACTGGGTAACTGCACTCGTGCCAACATCAGTCTGGGTTATCAAGTCTTGGCTGTTCACAGGGCATTTTTGTGTCCATAAAACATGAGGTGCTCCATAGGGACCAGAAACATTCCTTCCTAAGTAGGCCACATCCATATTTGCTGCTATTTAAGGAGATGCTGCCAACACAGAAACCATATTGCTCATCTGGAAGAAAATCACCTGCTATAAACCATAATACTTTGAAGGGATTAGAGGATTAAAGGAGTATTCCCTCTGTTTTACCTCTCATATGATCCCAAGCCCACTGTAGTCACTGGAAAGATACTATCTGTTTTCAGTGAACCCAGGATCAGGCCTTTTGGTGCACTTGAGACCTGAAATGAGTGGCAGTTTGTTGCTCTCTCTTGGCAGTTCTGGGATGCCCTCATTCACGGCTGCCCAGTGCTAACAAGGGCCTGGCCTGGCTGATACAGGCAGCCTGTCCAACCCCACACTCCCCCCTCTGCAGACAGCATCACTCTCCAGACAGACACAGTCTGGTGCAAAACCACCGACTTGACAGAGTAGTTGACAGGCTGTCGTTTGTGATACTATTTGtgatacatttttttaacaGGTTCTCTAAGACATCTTATTTCCATGTATAATGAAGCCTgttgggaagaatttttttttaattttattttgggtttacTTAATTTTTATGGACTTGGATTCCTTTGAAAAGAAAGGTTGTGAGGACTGTATATGGATGCTTGTATATACAGGAAGCCAGTGTCTGGAACATATTTCAGGTTCTGCATGTATTTTATACTTAACAAAAACCTCCTATGAGAAAAATCTGCTTCTTCTTAAAGGCTTCACTTGTGAACTTATGCTGGTAGGTCACACTGCTAATGTGCAATTCCAACAGTGTCAACTACAAGCAAACAAATGAGACAGATGGGCATTCTCCTTGCAGTGAATGACAGTTGGCTCCAATAACAAACCATCCGCCAAATACTAAAATCACTGAAGGGGGAACAAATCTCCCAGAACACAAACTGGCTCTGTTGTCAGGCCAGAAAAGTTGGTTTGCATCTCTCCAGCTGAtgctttttcatcttcttccaTTTATACTTCCAGGTCCCTGCTGACATAACCAGTTAAAAAGAGTTTAGCCATGGCTATGCAGCAACGGCAACAGTGCCAACAGCAGGCTCCTGGTATTTGCTTTTTGCTGTCACCCTCCAGGTCTCTACTCCCCAGCCTGTAGAAAGGGGATACCAACatcactgctggcacagagcagtcTGTAGCACTTACAAGGCAGCAGTaagagcagcacaggacacagcaaaGCTGCACTTCTACCATGGTAttggcctggcctggcctggctTGTGAGGTTCCTGtgtccttcctccctcctgtccccaacCATGATTGGGGTACCACTCCTTATGTGTGTAACTGTTTGTGTGGCCATGATCTAAAATCAGCCTTTAAATTGTATGGGTTTAAAAACCCTTCTCATGTATTCTCAAACAGATAATTTCATCCATGTTTCATTGAGTTGTGTAAAGTATGAAGAGATCAGCTGGGCAAACCCATGGGAGGGAAGGCACAGGTTAAGGAGCAAGAAAACTCTTGAAGACGATGTGCCATTGCTGAAAACCACCCTTTCCAAAAGCTGCCCCTGCTCAAACAGCTCCtggttaaaaaagaaagaaatgggaCCACAGTGGGGCACAGAGAGGCAATGGGATGCATCTAGAGTCAGTAGCAGAGCTCATAAGGAATATTATCTTCTTGATCACACCACCTACCACTATACAGTATATACTCTCAAGAGAGATTCTGAGCTTTCATTTGTCATTTTCACAGTGCTTCAAGATCATCCACTTAAATATGGGAAACACTCCAGAGTATTGCTGCTCCTCTAAGTGAAGctgacagcagctctctgctgatAGGGTCTACAGACCAGATGCCACTACTTACTGTGGTTTCCACAGCCCAaaaggaacattaaaaaaaatctgcagacaTGATCTGCAGTGGGAATAAGAGCCAATACTACCCAGAGAACTGAGCTAGGGAAACGTGACTGAAGATTGAGAAATTCAACCCACCCCATGGCTGGTCAGATAGGAAGGCATAGGTCCTGGAGACAGGAAAGGCAATGATGCAGAGTCCACACTGTGTGAAAGGAAATTTCTTCATACTTGGTTTGATTGCTCTACTTGTTATGATTAGAACCCTCCTGCTTGATGAACTGGCCATGTGGTCTTGGGGCAATTGCTGCCCCACACACCACCAGATCAGCGTGTCATCAGAGGGATGTGGGCAAAACAGGGAGGATACAAGGAGTTTTGTGGAACCACATTTAGGGCTGCTTCTTTAGCCTTTGCCTCTGGCTTAGGAGAAAGAGGGGACATTGTCAAGAAAACAAGATATTGCCCCCTGCTCTAGTCTCCTTCTCCTGGCAGAGATCTGTGCTGCCAACAGGTTCACACCATCACCTGCTCAAGCAAGTCAAGTCCCCTCTGCCCTCACAGAGAGGGGCAGAAGGAGGGACTCCAGCATCTTTCCCTCTGTTGGATTAAATCACTTATTGGGACAGGAGTTTGTGCCTGGGGTTGGTGTcaacttttcctgttttccccaaGAGAGGTGATACACTTGGGCCAACACAGGGAGGACTGGTTGGTTTTGAATGTGTTTTTAAACCTCTGGCCATCAACTCTGAATCTCATGGAAGTGGAGGTACTGGGAATGGTGTGCAACTGGAAATGCACCTGCTCTCCTTCACTGTCTCTATGGGCCTCTTCATGGTTTTATCATTGTCCAAGCCAGCAGTTCTCAACCCTTTACACATATTCCTGACTCCTTCTGActaatggaaacatttttgtGCATGCCTTCCCTGCTGTAACCTGTCTTCCTGACTTGGAGTTCTCTGCTAGGGGAA
Encoded proteins:
- the LOC116998895 gene encoding kalirin-like isoform X2; translation: MENEGSQAPCNAETAAKSPSKGRCDLREADLPPLEDSQQPTAMSMATETWEDKPSNETSSDTPPAGNTPSPACCRSSSDIVHESTDGAKAQRECRLRPHFSDPMPTDSVKRKQLELKIAAAARQHAQKRRQERDYGPVVAKANLGHGGSFDETRRTPRGSLRSRRHWSNVSSLSTDSGIVGVNDARDDLDPTEATRTKSADVERADSGIGQMPARKWRSRASETLSSLQAWEAHRPCTDCGERDLPVETDVQNCNQRRADLCEKCRKRRTERKESVLEFVNTEASYGEDLRIIKEEFYLPMQAAGLLSQEQLQGIFSNIQELIDLNENFLEILQEEIDQAFDQGDDDLMTVCIGEIFLEFVNMLPAFQTYCLQQSSSVNMLNALEKEKELLRIFLNVSQNDNTALRRMNLRSFLMAPLQRVTKYPLLLSRIIKATTEYHPDHSSLREAKSRIESHLEHINMKTKQEGNTWTLRSFRQDSKKKREVINIEMRETALKTVGWLREETRFVMEGSLQLAQPPDGQWVKKGSKTLKFQNMQVLLLVNMKRVSESSLESAEPGPVKDAVLVLIRDKNNGKFHLLREPLRLSNCIVSTDPDCDDTFELIEIRREAFVFRDSDRARTHHWFRQIRRYSRELGSWKKRRNALPNIMISTPHTRP
- the LOC116998895 gene encoding uncharacterized protein LOC116998895 isoform X1; amino-acid sequence: MTYISVDERQEHCRVISSCQNNQLCAQHGLKDFSVSSMHPLKNLDTDIFSGDFHTLACHTGKASLASPVEKRMYRSVENLHWATVADCGLYSHCRSLDNEIIFRYRGTSQWTEGCVDVAPVQSTSDSLRNLSLHAKQTSRSAQNVFLPPFAKVPQWLFPSAEERALRGDARKELKEKLRLHSSKVAEPCKPVRPQVALPELMAQECFECQVCRQCKNGCAVKCCTVLVEHTALRHSLTAGQGLCFAHRIISPEDIKQEAQRRLQLRRQNSSPNLPLQHAGESCEMSKSRTAETVEQYSGETDGKVTLGQSKKGRCKGRLYIPTFEEFKQMRRKERISSDSSSGPADCLKRGLPANQTLEEENSKNVCPEALETKAVNEPAVTAEEDDDVFHENHTSTGFTQNPAMWEGFRMSSPEMKDRTFQTSIPDTSPVPICSSPIPRSPLQAGAIHCAGQEIFSDEQQKGETRQLNDVLHLAGQSLASEAQSSCCSSLLLEATDLSSYGAKLQKMKDEFIGSALELIKKSCNAETAAKSPSKGRCDLREADLPPLEDSQQPTAMSMATETWEDKPSNETSSDTPPAGNTPSPACCRSSSDIVHESTDGAKAQRECRLRPHFSDPMPTDSVKRKQLELKIAAAARQHAQKRRQERDYGPVVAKANLGHGGSFDETRRTPRGSLRSRRHWSNVSSLSTDSGIVGVNDARDDLDPTEATRTKSADVERADSGIGQMPARKWRSRASETLSSLQAWEAHRPCTDCGERDLPVETDVQNCNQRRADLCEKCRKRRTERKESVLEFVNTEASYGEDLRIIKEEFYLPMQAAGLLSQEQLQGIFSNIQELIDLNENFLEILQEEIDQAFDQGDDDLMTVCIGEIFLEFVNMLPAFQTYCLQQSSSVNMLNALEKEKELLRIFLNVSQNDNTALRRMNLRSFLMAPLQRVTKYPLLLSRIIKATTEYHPDHSSLREAKSRIESHLEHINMKTKQEGNTWTLRSFRQDSKKKREVINIEMRETALKTVGWLREETRFVMEGSLQLAQPPDGQWVKKGSKTLKFQNMQVLLLVNMKRVSESSLESAEPGPVKDAVLVLIRDKNNGKFHLLREPLRLSNCIVSTDPDCDDTFELIEIRREAFVFRDSDRARTHHWFRQIRRYSRELGSWKKRRNALPNIMISTPHTRP
- the LOC116998895 gene encoding myosin-M heavy chain-like isoform X3 → MSMATETWEDKPSNETSSDTPPAGNTPSPACCRSSSDIVHESTDGAKAQRECRLRPHFSDPMPTDSVKRKQLELKIAAAARQHAQKRRQERDYGPVVAKANLGHGGSFDETRRTPRGSLRSRRHWSNVSSLSTDSGIVGVNDARDDLDPTEATRTKSADVERADSGIGQMPARKWRSRASETLSSLQAWEAHRPCTDCGERDLPVETDVQNCNQRRADLCEKCRKRRTERKESVLEFVNTEASYGEDLRIIKEEFYLPMQAAGLLSQEQLQGIFSNIQELIDLNENFLEILQEEIDQAFDQGDDDLMTVCIGEIFLEFVNMLPAFQTYCLQQSSSVNMLNALEKEKELLRIFLNVSQNDNTALRRMNLRSFLMAPLQRVTKYPLLLSRIIKATTEYHPDHSSLREAKSRIESHLEHINMKTKQEGNTWTLRSFRQDSKKKREVINIEMRETALKTVGWLREETRFVMEGSLQLAQPPDGQWVKKGSKTLKFQNMQVLLLVNMKRVSESSLESAEPGPVKDAVLVLIRDKNNGKFHLLREPLRLSNCIVSTDPDCDDTFELIEIRREAFVFRDSDRARTHHWFRQIRRYSRELGSWKKRRNALPNIMISTPHTRP